The proteins below are encoded in one region of Flavobacterium nackdongense:
- a CDS encoding DUF6036 family nucleotidyltransferase, whose protein sequence is MLQEIFNIWKVFNEMNVRYLTIGGLAVNIYGYTRNTGDIDILIEDTIENRKNLRLAFASIGIGDFPQIETMQFVAGFTDFTISYDLRLDVMTSVKGLENENFKDLFQNATIVILQEVPVYFIDYENLIIAKKSANRPKDLLDIEELEKINKDRQR, encoded by the coding sequence ATGCTTCAAGAAATTTTTAATATTTGGAAAGTATTCAACGAAATGAATGTTCGTTATTTAACCATTGGTGGTTTGGCCGTAAATATCTATGGTTATACCCGAAATACAGGGGATATTGATATTCTTATAGAAGATACTATCGAAAATAGAAAAAATCTACGTTTGGCTTTTGCTTCGATTGGAATTGGTGATTTTCCTCAAATTGAAACTATGCAATTTGTTGCAGGATTTACAGATTTCACCATTTCTTATGATTTAAGATTGGATGTGATGACTTCAGTTAAAGGATTAGAGAATGAAAATTTTAAAGATCTATTTCAAAATGCAACAATTGTAATTTTACAAGAAGTACCTGTTTATTTTATAGATTATGAAAATTTAATCATTGCCAAAAAATCAGCAAATCGCCCGAAAGATTTATTAGATATTGAAGAGCTTGAAAAAATTAACAAAGATCGTCAAAGATGA
- a CDS encoding DUF4834 family protein, which yields MQEASFSGFIRTLFYIIAFYYIFRFLVRLFFPIVVKKVVEKAGENFQKQYQQAQGNSWQKTSNNDEIIIDTANAKKTRETKKVGEYVDYEEID from the coding sequence ATGCAAGAGGCTTCTTTTTCAGGATTTATTAGAACATTATTTTACATTATAGCTTTTTATTATATCTTTCGGTTTTTGGTGCGTTTGTTTTTTCCCATTGTAGTCAAAAAAGTAGTGGAAAAAGCGGGCGAAAATTTCCAAAAACAATACCAACAGGCTCAGGGAAATTCTTGGCAAAAAACGTCTAATAACGACGAAATCATAATCGATACAGCCAATGCCAAGAAAACTCGCGAAACCAAAAAAGTGGGGGAATATGTTGATTACGAAGAAATCGATTAA
- a CDS encoding lipopolysaccharide biosynthesis protein, giving the protein MGIVLNQSFKNTIITYIGFAIGGINTIYLYPVFLGATYYALSNYILSSANVIMPIFAIGMQNTLVKFYSQYKTNEERSRFLSFTVLFPFLAIIPVLMIGFYFFDEILLFLSKKNLIVKKFIWLIPFIGLCMAYFEIFYAWLRVHMHSVFGNFIKEVGLRSASLFLLIGVYYNWITVEGFVYATAVVYFLALVITMFYAFSIQKPKFQFEIPENTKDILTYTFYIILSGSVANLLLDGDKMILNQYMKIENIAYYAIPTYIALVISVPSRSMHQIVYPITAKLMHENKHDEMNTLYKKTSINLQMVGGYVMLGIFVNINKLYELILNGLKTEDEKLLYLSGIPVVFMIGLSKYFDLILGNNNAIIFNTKYYRMVLFLGVLLVILTIGLNMIFIPIYGIMGSAFATLLSITLYSLAKLLFVVKKLDLYPFTKQTLHSLALTLVIFVAFYVWDFPFNPIISIVLKSILLTLVYVYLNYKFVISIEINQVINKYMKKMKLMK; this is encoded by the coding sequence ATGGGAATAGTATTAAATCAGTCCTTTAAAAACACCATAATCACCTACATCGGTTTTGCGATTGGTGGTATCAACACCATTTATTTGTATCCTGTTTTTCTTGGCGCCACCTATTATGCTTTATCGAATTATATTCTTTCGAGTGCCAATGTTATTATGCCCATTTTTGCCATTGGGATGCAAAACACCTTAGTCAAATTCTATTCGCAATACAAAACTAATGAGGAAAGATCTCGGTTTTTATCTTTCACGGTCTTGTTTCCTTTTTTGGCTATCATCCCCGTGTTGATGATAGGGTTTTACTTTTTTGACGAAATTTTGTTGTTTTTATCTAAAAAGAATTTAATAGTAAAAAAATTCATTTGGCTTATTCCGTTTATCGGATTATGTATGGCCTATTTCGAAATTTTTTATGCTTGGCTGCGCGTACACATGCATTCTGTTTTTGGCAATTTTATCAAAGAAGTAGGCCTACGATCGGCTTCCCTATTTTTGTTAATCGGAGTATATTACAATTGGATAACTGTCGAAGGCTTTGTCTATGCCACAGCTGTTGTTTATTTTTTGGCTTTAGTAATAACAATGTTTTATGCTTTTAGTATTCAAAAACCTAAATTTCAGTTTGAAATACCAGAAAACACTAAGGATATTTTGACCTATACCTTCTACATTATCTTATCCGGAAGTGTAGCTAATCTGCTTTTGGATGGCGATAAAATGATTTTAAATCAATATATGAAAATCGAAAATATTGCTTACTATGCGATACCTACGTATATTGCTTTGGTCATCTCGGTTCCAAGTCGTTCGATGCATCAAATCGTTTATCCTATTACAGCAAAGTTAATGCACGAGAATAAACATGATGAAATGAATACCTTATATAAGAAAACCTCTATCAATTTGCAAATGGTGGGCGGTTATGTAATGTTAGGTATTTTTGTAAATATCAATAAATTATACGAACTTATCCTTAATGGACTTAAAACGGAGGACGAAAAATTACTGTATCTCAGCGGTATTCCAGTTGTGTTTATGATAGGATTGTCAAAATATTTCGACTTGATTTTGGGAAATAACAATGCCATTATTTTTAATACGAAATATTATCGAATGGTACTGTTTTTAGGAGTCCTTTTGGTGATTTTAACCATCGGTTTGAATATGATTTTCATACCCATTTATGGCATTATGGGTTCTGCTTTTGCTACCTTATTGTCGATTACGTTATATAGTTTAGCCAAATTACTTTTTGTGGTAAAAAAATTAGATCTATATCCATTTACCAAGCAAACGCTGCATTCATTGGCCTTGACCTTGGTCATTTTTGTGGCTTTTTACGTTTGGGATTTTCCTTTCAATCCGATAATTTCAATTGTGTTGAAATCGATTCTATTGACCCTGGTTTATGTTTATCTTAATTACAAATTTGTAATTTCTATCGAAATCAATCAGGTTATCAATAAGTATATGAAGAAAATGAAATTGATGAAGTAA
- a CDS encoding glycosyltransferase family 4 protein yields MKSNLVDNLEIPPSGARGLKLLIITYYWPPAGGPGVQRWLKFVKYLPDFGVQPIVFIPENPTYPIVDENLIHEVSNKVIILKHKIFEPYQLASFLSKNKTKKISSGIIPNQKKQSFLDKAFLWIRGNLFIPDARVFWVKPSVEFLENYIKENEIDTIVTSGPPHSLHLIGLELKQKLNLKWFADFRDPWTTIGYHKSLRLSNYAAKKHKSLEYKVLNSADTIIVTSNTTKTEFQAITTKPIEVITNGYDTENVAKQTLDTKFTLAHIGSFLSERNPKLLWEGLVELIHEVPDFKTHLEIKLIGAVSQEVLETISQFDLNPYLNNLGYVSHSEAIAHQRKSQVLLLIEINSEDTKSIIPGKLFEYMVSGRPIVAIGPKGSDFAEIITTTNTGVFFDYSEKMKLKSVLLGYYNQYLEGRLQSNAVGLQQYSRKSLTKKLVQLLTSNL; encoded by the coding sequence ATGAAATCAAATCTTGTGGACAATTTAGAGATTCCCCCTTCGGGGGCTAGGGGGCTAAAACTTCTTATCATTACTTATTATTGGCCTCCAGCTGGTGGACCAGGTGTGCAACGTTGGTTGAAATTTGTCAAATATTTACCTGATTTTGGCGTTCAGCCGATTGTTTTTATTCCGGAGAATCCAACCTATCCTATTGTTGACGAGAATTTGATACACGAGGTTTCCAACAAAGTGATTATTCTTAAACATAAGATTTTTGAACCCTATCAATTGGCTTCGTTTCTTTCGAAAAATAAAACCAAGAAAATCAGTTCTGGAATTATTCCAAACCAGAAAAAACAATCCTTTTTAGATAAAGCTTTTCTTTGGATTCGCGGCAACTTGTTTATTCCTGATGCCCGTGTTTTTTGGGTAAAACCTTCGGTGGAATTTTTAGAAAATTACATCAAAGAGAATGAGATTGACACGATTGTCACTTCGGGACCGCCGCACAGTTTGCATCTTATTGGATTGGAATTGAAACAGAAATTGAATCTAAAATGGTTTGCTGATTTTCGTGATCCGTGGACCACAATTGGCTACCACAAATCCTTGCGGTTGTCGAATTATGCAGCCAAAAAACACAAATCATTAGAATATAAAGTACTGAATTCTGCCGATACCATTATCGTCACCAGCAATACTACCAAAACCGAGTTTCAAGCCATTACCACCAAGCCAATCGAAGTGATTACCAACGGTTATGATACCGAAAATGTTGCCAAACAAACATTAGATACAAAATTTACTTTGGCACACATTGGTTCTTTCCTTTCCGAAAGAAATCCGAAATTGCTTTGGGAAGGTTTGGTCGAATTAATCCATGAAGTTCCAGATTTTAAAACCCATTTGGAGATTAAATTGATTGGAGCAGTAAGTCAGGAAGTTTTAGAAACCATTTCTCAATTCGATTTGAATCCGTATTTGAATAATTTGGGATATGTTTCGCATTCCGAAGCGATTGCGCATCAAAGGAAGTCACAAGTTTTATTGCTTATCGAAATCAATTCCGAAGATACCAAAAGTATTATCCCCGGAAAATTGTTCGAATATATGGTTTCGGGCAGGCCTATAGTGGCCATTGGTCCAAAGGGTTCCGACTTTGCCGAAATTATTACCACTACCAACACGGGCGTATTTTTTGATTATTCCGAGAAAATGAAACTAAAAAGTGTACTTTTGGGCTATTATAATCAATATTTGGAAGGAAGACTACAATCGAATGCTGTTGGTTTGCAACAGTATTCCCGAAAAAGTTTGACCAAAAAACTGGTGCAACTTCTAACCTCTAACCTCTAA
- a CDS encoding YfhO family protein: MKQLQKFYPHALVLLGFVLISLIYFYPVLQGKQISQSDIVQFTGMAKEQNDFRASDHQEPYWTNSAFGGMPTYQLGAKYPHDYVGMLDDAIRFLPRPADYLFLYFLSFYGLLLVLKVDPLKAFFGALAFGFSTYLIIILGVGHNAKAHAIGYMPLVIAGIIMVFQKKYIWGGLLTMFAVALEINANHFQMTYYLLILVLILSGYFLYKLIKEKDFKSLLLATGTFIVAGIFGIGANATSLLATAEYADFSMRSKSELTFNADGSKNETTSAMNYDYITAYSYGIAESFNLIAPRLFGGSGNEPLGTDSKTYEFLLSEKVPEAQAAEYVSSGMPTYWGDQPGVSAPAYIGAVVFFLAVLALFTDKRKIKYAFLGGSVASLLLSWGKNFPLLTDFFIDFVPVYDKFRAVSSIQVILELCIPVLAIMGLHSFFKLEKEFRWKALWQSGAVSLGIVLLLFLCKGFFDFSGANDSYYLENYGPQFIEALKSDRMTLYSADLLRSGFFILISAGVLWLFIKNRLAQNTAIILVGFLMVSDLFFVDKKYVDSKDFVSSREVEVPFVETPADFTILQDTSNFRVFDIAGHLTGRTPYFHKSIGGYSAVNPRRMEQLFNYQISKNNIEILNMLNVKYVIQTDSTNAAFPVQNPNANGNAWFVKNIKFVQTADEEMKALDKLDTKNVAVINSKEFEINNKAFAKDSLAAITLESYKPNHLKYTSNNTNEGLAVFSEMYYKNGWKATIDGKEIGILRANYALRALQIPAGKHTIEFKFEPQVVKTGSTIALVSSIGMLLLFIGGIYFERRKKIQE; the protein is encoded by the coding sequence ATGAAGCAACTTCAAAAGTTCTATCCGCACGCTCTTGTCCTACTTGGATTTGTATTAATTTCTCTCATTTATTTTTATCCTGTATTGCAAGGAAAACAAATTTCTCAATCGGACATTGTTCAATTTACCGGAATGGCAAAAGAGCAAAATGATTTTAGAGCTTCAGATCATCAGGAGCCGTATTGGACCAACTCCGCTTTTGGAGGGATGCCAACCTATCAATTGGGAGCCAAATATCCGCATGATTATGTTGGAATGTTAGATGATGCCATTCGATTTTTACCTCGTCCAGCCGATTATTTATTCTTGTATTTTCTTAGTTTTTACGGATTGCTTTTGGTTTTGAAAGTAGATCCGCTCAAAGCTTTTTTCGGTGCGCTAGCCTTTGGGTTTTCTACTTATTTAATCATTATTCTTGGCGTGGGGCATAATGCCAAAGCCCATGCCATTGGTTATATGCCTCTAGTTATCGCGGGTATTATTATGGTTTTTCAAAAGAAATACATTTGGGGTGGACTATTGACTATGTTCGCAGTTGCATTAGAAATCAATGCCAACCACTTTCAAATGACCTATTATTTGTTGATTTTGGTATTAATACTTTCGGGTTATTTTCTGTACAAATTGATCAAAGAAAAAGATTTCAAATCACTTTTATTAGCTACAGGAACATTCATTGTTGCCGGAATTTTTGGTATCGGAGCTAATGCTACTAGTCTTTTGGCAACAGCTGAATATGCTGATTTTAGTATGCGGAGCAAAAGTGAATTAACGTTCAATGCTGATGGATCAAAAAATGAAACCACATCGGCTATGAACTATGATTATATCACGGCTTATAGTTATGGTATTGCCGAAAGTTTTAATCTTATTGCGCCAAGGCTTTTTGGAGGTTCTGGTAATGAACCACTTGGAACTGATAGCAAAACCTATGAGTTTTTGCTTAGCGAAAAAGTACCAGAGGCTCAAGCCGCAGAGTATGTTTCAAGCGGAATGCCCACATATTGGGGAGATCAGCCAGGTGTTTCTGCGCCAGCATATATTGGTGCAGTAGTTTTTTTTCTAGCTGTTTTGGCTTTATTTACAGATAAACGAAAGATAAAATACGCTTTTTTAGGTGGATCAGTAGCCTCTTTACTACTTTCTTGGGGGAAAAACTTTCCGCTTTTGACTGATTTTTTCATTGATTTTGTGCCAGTTTATGATAAATTTAGAGCAGTTTCGTCTATTCAAGTGATTCTTGAATTGTGTATTCCCGTTCTGGCTATTATGGGATTGCATTCTTTTTTCAAATTAGAAAAAGAATTTAGATGGAAAGCTTTGTGGCAATCAGGAGCTGTGAGTCTTGGAATAGTTTTACTTTTATTTTTATGCAAAGGTTTTTTCGATTTTTCTGGAGCTAATGATAGCTATTATTTAGAGAATTATGGTCCACAATTTATTGAAGCGCTCAAATCGGACAGGATGACACTTTATTCCGCAGACTTGCTGCGTTCAGGTTTCTTTATACTAATTTCGGCTGGTGTTTTATGGTTGTTTATAAAAAACAGATTAGCACAAAATACTGCGATAATTTTAGTAGGATTCTTGATGGTTTCGGATTTGTTTTTTGTGGATAAAAAATATGTTGACAGTAAAGATTTTGTCAGTAGCAGAGAAGTCGAAGTGCCTTTTGTAGAAACACCTGCCGATTTTACCATTTTGCAAGACACCAGTAATTTCCGTGTTTTTGATATTGCAGGGCATCTAACGGGCAGAACTCCTTATTTTCATAAATCTATTGGTGGCTATAGTGCTGTGAATCCTAGAAGGATGGAGCAATTATTTAATTATCAAATTTCCAAAAACAATATTGAAATTTTGAATATGCTGAATGTCAAATATGTTATTCAGACCGATTCAACTAATGCTGCGTTTCCAGTTCAAAACCCAAATGCTAATGGAAATGCGTGGTTTGTGAAAAATATAAAATTTGTTCAAACTGCTGACGAAGAAATGAAAGCTTTAGATAAATTAGATACTAAAAATGTGGCAGTTATAAATAGTAAGGAATTTGAAATTAATAATAAGGCTTTCGCCAAAGATAGCTTGGCAGCAATAACTTTAGAATCGTACAAACCAAATCATCTCAAATATACTTCGAATAATACCAATGAAGGTTTAGCTGTTTTTTCAGAAATGTATTATAAAAACGGTTGGAAAGCTACTATCGATGGGAAAGAAATAGGGATTTTAAGAGCAAATTATGCTTTGCGAGCATTACAAATTCCCGCTGGAAAACACACTATTGAATTCAAATTTGAGCCGCAAGTGGTAAAAACGGGCAGTACCATTGCGCTAGTTAGTTCGATTGGAATGTTGTTACTATTTATTGGAGGAATTTATTTTGAGCGAAGAAAAAAGATACAAGAGTAA